The Acidobacteriota bacterium genome includes a region encoding these proteins:
- a CDS encoding isoaspartyl peptidase/L-asparaginase gives MSTLPILLVHGGAWAIPDDMVEAHLRGVRAAVAAGWRAIEQGASALDAVEAALVVMEDDETFDAGRGSFLTRDGRVQLDALMMDGGTLRAGGVGCVERIRNPIRAARKVLEESPHVYFVGEGAERFAQEHGIELCRNEELVIEREVRRLKEFQANPTSDSEQEIFTADLVEGNPGSPATSHDTVGAVALDAAGNIAAATSTGGTLNKAPGRVGDSSLIGCGCYADNLSAAVSTTGWGEPMMKLVLGKWAADLVAAGKPPDMAAPAAITYLKSRLNGHGGMILLDAKGHYGIAHNTPRMAWARKSAAGEAAGIQV, from the coding sequence GTGAGCACACTTCCGATCCTACTGGTGCACGGGGGCGCGTGGGCGATCCCCGACGACATGGTCGAGGCGCATCTGCGCGGAGTGCGGGCCGCCGTGGCGGCCGGATGGCGCGCCATCGAGCAAGGCGCGTCAGCGCTCGACGCCGTCGAAGCGGCCCTCGTGGTGATGGAAGACGACGAGACCTTTGACGCTGGCCGAGGCAGCTTCCTTACCCGCGACGGCCGCGTGCAACTCGACGCCCTCATGATGGATGGCGGCACGCTGCGGGCCGGCGGTGTGGGATGCGTGGAGCGTATCCGCAACCCCATCCGCGCTGCCCGCAAAGTGCTGGAGGAAAGTCCGCACGTCTATTTCGTGGGCGAGGGCGCGGAGCGTTTCGCGCAGGAGCACGGCATCGAACTCTGCCGCAACGAAGAGTTAGTCATCGAGCGCGAGGTGCGGCGCTTGAAAGAGTTCCAAGCGAATCCGACCTCCGACAGCGAGCAGGAGATATTCACCGCTGACCTGGTCGAAGGGAATCCCGGCTCGCCCGCGACCTCGCACGACACGGTTGGGGCAGTGGCGCTCGATGCGGCCGGGAACATCGCGGCGGCGACTTCGACCGGCGGCACATTGAACAAGGCTCCGGGTCGCGTGGGAGATTCCTCGCTGATCGGCTGCGGCTGCTATGCCGACAACCTGAGCGCAGCGGTATCTACGACCGGCTGGGGCGAGCCGATGATGAAGCTGGTGCTAGGTAAGTGGGCGGCCGACCTGGTCGCGGCCGGCAAACCGCCGGACATGGCCGCGCCAGCGGCGATCACGTATTTGAAATCGCGGCTGAACGGGCACGGTGGCATGATCCTGCTGGACGCGAAGGGCCACTACGGCATCGCACACAACACGCCGCGCATGGCGTGGGCACGCAAGAGCGCCGCGGGCGAGGC
- a CDS encoding response regulator has translation MTRAVTAKAKKVLVVEDEPALRKLLVKALDRAGMTVTTAENGVEAMQQLRKRKFDVMLLDVWMPRMNGLEVLTQLRSRPIKPRVVVMTGDNRPETLLTAVRAQVYQCISKPFITSDVVSVVEKAAAQSASAPVIEVVSARPDWVELLVPCERESAERIHEFMLRLKTDLPEDVRDNVGQAFRELLLNAVEWGGKLDPSLYVRISYLRTKRMLLYRISDPGTGFRFEELDHAACSNPPEDPVHHVMVREEKGLRAGGFGLLMTRAIVDELLYNEQQNEVVFIKYLD, from the coding sequence ATGACCCGAGCAGTCACCGCAAAAGCTAAAAAGGTCCTGGTAGTCGAAGACGAACCTGCGCTGCGGAAGCTGCTGGTCAAGGCACTGGACCGCGCCGGCATGACGGTGACCACCGCCGAAAACGGCGTGGAAGCGATGCAGCAGCTGCGCAAACGCAAGTTCGACGTGATGCTGCTCGACGTCTGGATGCCGCGCATGAACGGGCTCGAGGTACTCACGCAACTGCGCTCGCGTCCGATAAAGCCGCGCGTAGTGGTGATGACCGGCGACAATCGCCCGGAAACCCTGCTCACCGCGGTGCGCGCGCAGGTCTATCAATGCATCTCGAAGCCGTTCATCACCTCCGACGTGGTGTCGGTGGTGGAGAAGGCGGCGGCGCAGTCGGCGAGTGCGCCGGTGATCGAGGTCGTGTCGGCGCGGCCCGACTGGGTGGAACTGCTGGTACCGTGCGAGCGTGAGTCGGCCGAGCGCATCCACGAATTCATGCTGCGATTGAAAACCGACCTGCCCGAAGACGTGCGCGACAACGTGGGACAAGCCTTCCGCGAGCTCTTGCTCAACGCGGTGGAGTGGGGTGGCAAGCTCGACCCCTCGCTCTATGTCCGCATCTCGTACTTGCGCACCAAGCGCATGCTGCTCTATCGCATCTCCGATCCGGGTACGGGTTTCCGTTTCGAAGAACTGGACCACGCGGCGTGCTCGAATCCGCCGGAAGATCCCGTGCACCATGTGATGGTGCGCGAAGAGAAGGGCCTGCGTGCGGGCGGTTTCGGACTGCTGATGACGCGCGCGATCGTTGACGAACTGCTCTACAACGAACAGCAGAACGAAGTGGTCTTCATCAAGTATCTCGACTGA
- a CDS encoding CDP-alcohol phosphatidyltransferase family protein codes for MSWTGAFGRASRVVLYAIVRGLALTRISPNVLTFLGLVINVIAAVLFGFANADNQQRMFRYAGLVIIGAGIFDMVDGRVARATGQVTQFGAFFDSVIDRYSDVALFFGLLVYYARANRFFYLVLTALVMVTSVMVSYTRARAESLIGTCKVGFMERPERIVLIIIGALFNKMAPVLWVLAVLSTITVIHRIAFTYQRTKRLDEKQQAPSAGAHAEPWPAK; via the coding sequence GTGAGCTGGACAGGGGCATTCGGACGGGCGTCCCGCGTGGTGTTATATGCCATCGTCCGCGGGCTTGCGCTCACGCGCATCTCGCCCAATGTGCTGACCTTCCTCGGGCTGGTGATCAACGTGATCGCCGCCGTGCTCTTCGGTTTCGCGAACGCTGATAACCAGCAGCGCATGTTCCGCTACGCCGGCCTGGTGATCATCGGCGCCGGTATCTTCGACATGGTGGATGGCCGCGTGGCGCGTGCCACCGGGCAGGTCACTCAGTTCGGCGCATTCTTCGATTCGGTGATCGACCGTTATAGCGACGTCGCGCTCTTCTTCGGACTGCTGGTCTACTACGCGCGCGCCAACCGCTTTTTCTATCTTGTGCTTACCGCGCTGGTGATGGTCACCTCAGTCATGGTGAGCTACACACGCGCGCGCGCCGAATCGCTGATCGGGACGTGCAAGGTGGGGTTCATGGAGCGCCCAGAGCGCATCGTGCTCATCATCATCGGCGCATTGTTCAACAAGATGGCGCCCGTCCTCTGGGTTCTAGCGGTGCTTTCCACCATCACCGTGATCCACCGCATCGCTTTCACCTACCAACGCACGAAGCGTCTTGACGAAAAACAGCAGGCACCGAGCGCCGGCGCGCATGCGGAGCCCTGGCCGGCGAAGTAG